The following proteins are encoded in a genomic region of Zea mays cultivar B73 chromosome 9, Zm-B73-REFERENCE-NAM-5.0, whole genome shotgun sequence:
- the LOC109617030 gene encoding uncharacterized protein LOC109617030, which translates to MSPAPSSHHSQTNSRKEKRMRKVDTFAPHNDGHQWRKYGEKKINNTNFPRYYYRCTYKDNMSCPATKQVQQKDHSDPPLYAVTYYSDHSCNSAFLPLSPSEFQLRTPSGKAVSICFDSSSGAAAAVASVATNASGGSPSSSAAAARRGTPPDISYPSDLRRSDTYPWGAGAVEQKLASCATECHDAFSAGAVPEEVVDAGRFGSIRFFHFL; encoded by the exons ATGTCTCCGGCGCCGAGTTCGCATCATTCGCAAACCAATTCGAG GAAGGAGAAGCGGATGCGGAAGGTGGACACCTTCGCGCCGCACAACGATGGCCACCAATGGAGGAAGTACGGCGAGAAGAAGATCAACAACACCAACTTCCCCAG GTATTACTACAGATGCACGTACAAGGACAACATGAGCTGCCCGGCCACGAAGCAGGTGCAGCAGAAGGACCACAGCGACCCGCCATTGTACGCGGTCACCTACTACAGCGACCACTCGTGCAACAGCGCCTTCCTCCCGCTCTCCCCCTCCGAGTTCCAGCTGCGGACACCGTCCGGGAAGGCCGTCTCCATCTGCTTCGACTCCTCgtccggggcggcggcggccgtggCGTCGGTCGCCACCAATGCTAGCGGCGGCTCGCCCTCTTCCAGcgccgcggcggcgcggcgaggcACGCCGCCGGATATCAGTTACCCGTCCGACCTGCGGCGGTCTGACACTTACccgtggggcgccggcgccgtggaGCAGAAGCTGGCGTCCTGCGCCACCGAGTGCCACGACGCCTTCTCGGCCGGCGCCGTGCCGGAGGAGGTGGTAGATGCAGGCAGATTTGGGTCTATCAGGTTCTTCCATTTTTTGTAA